The sequence below is a genomic window from Limisphaerales bacterium.
CAGTGCCACAAGCTCTACGGCGAAGGCGGCGAGATTGGGCCGGACATCACGGGCTCCAATCGCAACAACCTCGATTATTTGCTGACCAACATGCTCGACCCGAACGCAGAGATTCCCAACGACTATCGCACAACGATATTACGCACGAAGGACAAACGCGTGTTAGTGGGCGTCATCCGCCGTAGCGAAGGGCAGTCGGTCACCATTGCCACCCCGGCCGAAGTGGTAACCGTGGCCAGGCGCGATGTGGCCGCGATTGACCCGCAGGA
It includes:
- a CDS encoding c-type cytochrome, whose amino-acid sequence is VSRSTPAAKLAEIAKYKKLLEAKVNRPDNLPRGRALFQRTCAQCHKLYGEGGEIGPDITGSNRNNLDYLLTNMLDPNAEIPNDYRTTILRTKDKRVLVGVIRRSEGQSVTIATPAEVVTVARRDVAAIDPQDFSMMPEGLVLALKEDELRDLVAYLRGSRQVALPPKPLIEQ